Within the Solwaraspora sp. WMMA2056 genome, the region CCGGTCGGTCGTCCGGTACGCCGACGTGGTGCAGTCGGTGGACCGGGTGGCGCTGGCCCGGGCGCTCGACGTCGCCGCTGCTGCCGAGTCCGCCGCCGGCCGGACGACGCCCCGGCTGCTCGACGTACTCGTGCAGGTCAGTCTGGACGGCGTCGCGGGACGTGGTGGGGTGCTGATCGATTCCACCGACTCCGACCACGGCTTCTGGCCGGTGGTCGATGCCGTCACGGCGCAGTCGCATCTGCGACTCGCCGGCCTGATGGCGGTGGCACCGCTGGGTCGGCCGCCCGAGCCGGCATTCGCCCGACTGGCCGAGCTGTCCGCCCAGCTCACGGCGGCGGTGCCGCAGGCACGGGTGATCTCGGCCGGGATGAGCGGGGACCTCGAAGCGGCGATCGCCGCCGGTGCGACACACGTCCGTGTCGGAAGTGCGTTGCTCGGAAACCGCCCAACGCTACGGTAGCCTGACGGCGGGTACCAAACTACATCAGTGTTGTTCGGGGCGGACCCCTCGTAGTCGGGGGTCGACGTCGGTGACCGGGTAAGAGGGACACCGACGGGGGGACGACTCGGACCGGTGGGCACGCAGCG harbors:
- a CDS encoding YggS family pyridoxal phosphate-dependent enzyme, translating into MTSRDRRTDGDRRAELADALVAVRARVTAAAVAAGRDPAEVTLIAVTKTCPASDVRLLAELGVTDVGENRDQEAAPKAAALAADPSVPTPRWHFIGQLQRNKCRSVVRYADVVQSVDRVALARALDVAAAAESAAGRTTPRLLDVLVQVSLDGVAGRGGVLIDSTDSDHGFWPVVDAVTAQSHLRLAGLMAVAPLGRPPEPAFARLAELSAQLTAAVPQARVISAGMSGDLEAAIAAGATHVRVGSALLGNRPTLR